From the genome of Neodiprion pinetum isolate iyNeoPine1 chromosome 3, iyNeoPine1.2, whole genome shotgun sequence, one region includes:
- the LOC124214725 gene encoding F-box/LRR-repeat protein 16 isoform X1, translated as MSSISAQGVVERASAELTKRINGLGLRASKHHGGGKTSVMERVTNVFCGGGGGTNTNLQTSNVNVTPDKPSRGGPIPGGTPASGNIKGLNNGTTNRGRTLRNRAKNVPLASGGTGGHATPATWEQLIQDDHFLGHFFLYFTAGERRVLAQVCSRWRDVLYARPRLWAGLVPVVRCREARVMASSSRTRLYASLVRRGFHSLVLLGAADEDALELTHSFPLAQRHVHSLSLRCCAVTDRGLEAMLDHLQALFELELAGCNEITEAGLWACLTPRIVSLSLSDCINVADEAVGAVAQLLPSLYEFSLQAYHVTDAALGYFSPKQSGSLSILRLQSCWELTNHGVVNIVHSLPNLTVLSLSGCSKVTDDGVELIAENLPRLRSLDLSWCPRITDASLECIACDLNHLEELTLDRCVNVTDIGVGYISTMGSLSALFLRWCLQLRDFGLQHLCSMRSLQVLSVAGCPLLTSSGLSSLIQLRHLHELELTNCPGTSRELFDYLREHLPHCLIIE; from the exons ATGTCTTCTATATCGGCACAAGGTGTTGTTGAAAGGGCGAGTGCTGAATTAACCAAAAGAATCAACGGTTTGGGTCTGCGCGCATCCAAGCACCATG GCGGGGGGAAGACCAGTGTCATGGAACGTGTCACAAACGTATTTTGCGGAGGCGGAGGAGGCACAAATACAAACTTACAAACGTCGAACGTGAATGTCACCCCTGATAAACCGAGCAGAGGTGGACCTATTCCTGGTGGCACACCCGCCAGTGGCAATATCAAGGGTTTGAATAATGGGACGACAAATCGTGGCCGCACGCTTCGAAATAGGGCAAAAAACGTACCACTGGCCAGTGGCGGTACAGGAGGACACGCAACGCCAGCTACTTGGGAACAGCTAATCCAGGATGACCATTTCCTAGGTCACTTCTTTTTGTATTTCACCGCCGGTGAAAGAAGGGTTTTGGCACAG GTTTGTTCGAGATGGAGGGACGTTCTTTACGCCAGACCAAGGCTTTGGGCCGGGTTAGTTCCAGTAGTACGATGTCGAGAGGCCCGAGTTATGGCTTCTAGTTCACGAACTCGTCTTTACGCATCTTTAGTAAGAAGAGGATTTCATTCTTTAGTTTTGTTGGGTGCAGCCGACGAAGACGCCTTGGAACTAACGCATAGCTTTCCTCTGGCACAAAGGCACGTGCACTCCTTGTCATTAAGGTGCTGCGCTGTGACTGATAGAGGTTTGGAAGCCATGCTGGATCATTTGCAG GCCTTGTTCGAACTTGAATTAGCTGGCTGCAACGAGATAACAGAAGCTGGTCTTTGGGCTTGTCTAACCCCAAGAATAGTTTCACTATCGTTATCAGATTGCATTAATGTTGCGGATGAAGCTGTCGGTGCCGTAGCTCAGCTTTTACCAAGCCTCTATGAGTTTTCTCTTCAAGCTTATCACGTAACTGATGCTGCGCTTGGATATTTCAGTCCAAAACAAAGCGGATCACTGAGCATACTCAGACTTCAGTCTTGTTGGGAGCTGACGAATCACGGCGTTGTTAATATTG TACATTCCTTGCCCAACCTCACTGTACTTTCGCTGTCTGGATGCAGCAAAGTTACGGACGATGGCGTTGAATTAATAGCTGAGAATTTACCCAGGCTTCGTTCGCTGGATCTAAGTTGGTGTCCTAGGATAACTGACGCGTCTCTGGAGTGCATCGCGTGCGATTTGAATCACTTAGAAGAGCTTACGTTGGATAG atgCGTTAATGTTACGGATATTGGCGTTGGTTACATTTCTACGATGGGTTCATTGAGTGCACTCTTTTTAAGATGGTGTTTGCAGTTAAGAGATTTTGGACTCCAGCATCTATGCAGCATGCGATCTTTACAAGTGCTTTCTGTTGCAG GTTGTCCACTCTTGACCAGCAGTGGCCTATCGAGCTTGATACAATTGCGGCACCTCCATGAACTAGAACTAACTAACTGCCCCGGAACATCACGCGAGCTCTTCGATTATCTACGAGAGCACCTCCCACATTGCCTGATCATTGAATAA
- the LOC124214725 gene encoding F-box/LRR-repeat protein 16 isoform X2, with protein sequence MWKPNSITAASSTTYRFQTFAQDCGLDTRGGKTSVMERVTNVFCGGGGGTNTNLQTSNVNVTPDKPSRGGPIPGGTPASGNIKGLNNGTTNRGRTLRNRAKNVPLASGGTGGHATPATWEQLIQDDHFLGHFFLYFTAGERRVLAQVCSRWRDVLYARPRLWAGLVPVVRCREARVMASSSRTRLYASLVRRGFHSLVLLGAADEDALELTHSFPLAQRHVHSLSLRCCAVTDRGLEAMLDHLQALFELELAGCNEITEAGLWACLTPRIVSLSLSDCINVADEAVGAVAQLLPSLYEFSLQAYHVTDAALGYFSPKQSGSLSILRLQSCWELTNHGVVNIVHSLPNLTVLSLSGCSKVTDDGVELIAENLPRLRSLDLSWCPRITDASLECIACDLNHLEELTLDRCVNVTDIGVGYISTMGSLSALFLRWCLQLRDFGLQHLCSMRSLQVLSVAGCPLLTSSGLSSLIQLRHLHELELTNCPGTSRELFDYLREHLPHCLIIE encoded by the exons ATGTGGAAACCAAACTCAATAACAGCGGCCTCCTCCACCACCTACCGTTTCCAGACCTTTGCACAAGACTGTGGATTGGATACTC GCGGGGGGAAGACCAGTGTCATGGAACGTGTCACAAACGTATTTTGCGGAGGCGGAGGAGGCACAAATACAAACTTACAAACGTCGAACGTGAATGTCACCCCTGATAAACCGAGCAGAGGTGGACCTATTCCTGGTGGCACACCCGCCAGTGGCAATATCAAGGGTTTGAATAATGGGACGACAAATCGTGGCCGCACGCTTCGAAATAGGGCAAAAAACGTACCACTGGCCAGTGGCGGTACAGGAGGACACGCAACGCCAGCTACTTGGGAACAGCTAATCCAGGATGACCATTTCCTAGGTCACTTCTTTTTGTATTTCACCGCCGGTGAAAGAAGGGTTTTGGCACAG GTTTGTTCGAGATGGAGGGACGTTCTTTACGCCAGACCAAGGCTTTGGGCCGGGTTAGTTCCAGTAGTACGATGTCGAGAGGCCCGAGTTATGGCTTCTAGTTCACGAACTCGTCTTTACGCATCTTTAGTAAGAAGAGGATTTCATTCTTTAGTTTTGTTGGGTGCAGCCGACGAAGACGCCTTGGAACTAACGCATAGCTTTCCTCTGGCACAAAGGCACGTGCACTCCTTGTCATTAAGGTGCTGCGCTGTGACTGATAGAGGTTTGGAAGCCATGCTGGATCATTTGCAG GCCTTGTTCGAACTTGAATTAGCTGGCTGCAACGAGATAACAGAAGCTGGTCTTTGGGCTTGTCTAACCCCAAGAATAGTTTCACTATCGTTATCAGATTGCATTAATGTTGCGGATGAAGCTGTCGGTGCCGTAGCTCAGCTTTTACCAAGCCTCTATGAGTTTTCTCTTCAAGCTTATCACGTAACTGATGCTGCGCTTGGATATTTCAGTCCAAAACAAAGCGGATCACTGAGCATACTCAGACTTCAGTCTTGTTGGGAGCTGACGAATCACGGCGTTGTTAATATTG TACATTCCTTGCCCAACCTCACTGTACTTTCGCTGTCTGGATGCAGCAAAGTTACGGACGATGGCGTTGAATTAATAGCTGAGAATTTACCCAGGCTTCGTTCGCTGGATCTAAGTTGGTGTCCTAGGATAACTGACGCGTCTCTGGAGTGCATCGCGTGCGATTTGAATCACTTAGAAGAGCTTACGTTGGATAG atgCGTTAATGTTACGGATATTGGCGTTGGTTACATTTCTACGATGGGTTCATTGAGTGCACTCTTTTTAAGATGGTGTTTGCAGTTAAGAGATTTTGGACTCCAGCATCTATGCAGCATGCGATCTTTACAAGTGCTTTCTGTTGCAG GTTGTCCACTCTTGACCAGCAGTGGCCTATCGAGCTTGATACAATTGCGGCACCTCCATGAACTAGAACTAACTAACTGCCCCGGAACATCACGCGAGCTCTTCGATTATCTACGAGAGCACCTCCCACATTGCCTGATCATTGAATAA
- the LOC124214725 gene encoding F-box/LRR-repeat protein 16 isoform X3, with translation MERVTNVFCGGGGGTNTNLQTSNVNVTPDKPSRGGPIPGGTPASGNIKGLNNGTTNRGRTLRNRAKNVPLASGGTGGHATPATWEQLIQDDHFLGHFFLYFTAGERRVLAQVCSRWRDVLYARPRLWAGLVPVVRCREARVMASSSRTRLYASLVRRGFHSLVLLGAADEDALELTHSFPLAQRHVHSLSLRCCAVTDRGLEAMLDHLQALFELELAGCNEITEAGLWACLTPRIVSLSLSDCINVADEAVGAVAQLLPSLYEFSLQAYHVTDAALGYFSPKQSGSLSILRLQSCWELTNHGVVNIVHSLPNLTVLSLSGCSKVTDDGVELIAENLPRLRSLDLSWCPRITDASLECIACDLNHLEELTLDRCVNVTDIGVGYISTMGSLSALFLRWCLQLRDFGLQHLCSMRSLQVLSVAGCPLLTSSGLSSLIQLRHLHELELTNCPGTSRELFDYLREHLPHCLIIE, from the exons ATGGAACGTGTCACAAACGTATTTTGCGGAGGCGGAGGAGGCACAAATACAAACTTACAAACGTCGAACGTGAATGTCACCCCTGATAAACCGAGCAGAGGTGGACCTATTCCTGGTGGCACACCCGCCAGTGGCAATATCAAGGGTTTGAATAATGGGACGACAAATCGTGGCCGCACGCTTCGAAATAGGGCAAAAAACGTACCACTGGCCAGTGGCGGTACAGGAGGACACGCAACGCCAGCTACTTGGGAACAGCTAATCCAGGATGACCATTTCCTAGGTCACTTCTTTTTGTATTTCACCGCCGGTGAAAGAAGGGTTTTGGCACAG GTTTGTTCGAGATGGAGGGACGTTCTTTACGCCAGACCAAGGCTTTGGGCCGGGTTAGTTCCAGTAGTACGATGTCGAGAGGCCCGAGTTATGGCTTCTAGTTCACGAACTCGTCTTTACGCATCTTTAGTAAGAAGAGGATTTCATTCTTTAGTTTTGTTGGGTGCAGCCGACGAAGACGCCTTGGAACTAACGCATAGCTTTCCTCTGGCACAAAGGCACGTGCACTCCTTGTCATTAAGGTGCTGCGCTGTGACTGATAGAGGTTTGGAAGCCATGCTGGATCATTTGCAG GCCTTGTTCGAACTTGAATTAGCTGGCTGCAACGAGATAACAGAAGCTGGTCTTTGGGCTTGTCTAACCCCAAGAATAGTTTCACTATCGTTATCAGATTGCATTAATGTTGCGGATGAAGCTGTCGGTGCCGTAGCTCAGCTTTTACCAAGCCTCTATGAGTTTTCTCTTCAAGCTTATCACGTAACTGATGCTGCGCTTGGATATTTCAGTCCAAAACAAAGCGGATCACTGAGCATACTCAGACTTCAGTCTTGTTGGGAGCTGACGAATCACGGCGTTGTTAATATTG TACATTCCTTGCCCAACCTCACTGTACTTTCGCTGTCTGGATGCAGCAAAGTTACGGACGATGGCGTTGAATTAATAGCTGAGAATTTACCCAGGCTTCGTTCGCTGGATCTAAGTTGGTGTCCTAGGATAACTGACGCGTCTCTGGAGTGCATCGCGTGCGATTTGAATCACTTAGAAGAGCTTACGTTGGATAG atgCGTTAATGTTACGGATATTGGCGTTGGTTACATTTCTACGATGGGTTCATTGAGTGCACTCTTTTTAAGATGGTGTTTGCAGTTAAGAGATTTTGGACTCCAGCATCTATGCAGCATGCGATCTTTACAAGTGCTTTCTGTTGCAG GTTGTCCACTCTTGACCAGCAGTGGCCTATCGAGCTTGATACAATTGCGGCACCTCCATGAACTAGAACTAACTAACTGCCCCGGAACATCACGCGAGCTCTTCGATTATCTACGAGAGCACCTCCCACATTGCCTGATCATTGAATAA
- the Polr3H gene encoding DNA-directed RNA polymerase III subunit RPC8: protein MFVLAEFEDNVRIRPWMFKRKLNDAIADELNRKLANKVYHNVGLCIALHDMTRIEDSYIFPGDGSSHTKVTFRFIVFRPFVEEILVGKIRSCSADGVHVTLGFFEDIIIPPHKLQHPSRFDQTEQAWVWEYDTGDGDKHDLFMDAGESIRFRIVNETFIETSPVGPSVSTETVEKSEVNLTSPYTLSAAIDEPGLGLLSWWENS from the exons ATGTTTGTACTTGCCGAATTTGAAGACAATGTTCGAATTCGTCCGTGGATGTTTAAGCGAAAATTGAACGATGCTATTGCTGATGAGCTGAACAGAAAACTAGCTAATAAG GTATATCACAACGTGGGTCTGTGTATTGCTTTACATGATATGACTCGTATTGAAGATTCTTACATTTTTCCTGGAGATGGTTCTTCTCACACAAAAGTGACCTTTCGCTTTATCGTGTTCAGACCATTCGTTGAAGAGATTCTTGTTGGAAAGATTCGGAGCTGCAGTGCTGATGGTGTACatg tcACTTTGGGATTTTTTGAAGACATAATTATCCCTCCTCATAAGCTACAACATCCTTCAAGATTTGATCAAACTGAGCAAGCATGGGTTTGGGAATATGATACTGGAGATGGAGATAAGCATGACTTATTTATGGATGCTG GTGAAAGTATACGGTTTAGAATCGTGAATGAAACTTTTATTGAAACATCACCCGTTGGTCCGTCTGTTAGCACcgaaactgttgaaaaatctgaagtGAATTTAACTTCGCCATACACTCTCAGC GCTGCCATAGATGAGCCAGGCCTTGGACTTCTCTCTTGGTGGGAAAATAGTTGA